In Silene latifolia isolate original U9 population unplaced genomic scaffold, ASM4854445v1 scaffold_477, whole genome shotgun sequence, the genomic stretch TAGTAAGAATGGAAATCGGAAATCTCTATATGTTTGATAAATCAAATCGAGGGAGCACTTTATTGAAAAAGGCAGACTCATGGTCATGATAGCCATGATGGTAGATTTTTTCTTCTTTTGGGAGTGTTCGTGACTGCTTTTGCTATGTTAAATTGTTAATCAAAGTATATAAGTGGAAGTTGTACACAGGATGCTTAAGACGAGGCTATCGCTTTAAATTTTGACACCATGCTCTTTGTTCTCATAGGGCAAGTGGGAATTATACCAAGGGCTTCTTATTCCCATGCATCTGGTTGCAGCATACAGTCCCTGCTACGGCCTCAGCAGGTATTGTTTATCTAAATTTGGTCTTTTAAAAAATAACAGTTTATGTAAAATATGGTGCGTGTTTAAAGTGTCAAAGTTCGGTTCCACATCTGCGGAGAAGTTTCTCTGtaacaaaacaagttctaagactAGCATAATTCGTGGAATGTACTCATTGACCATTGTACTGGATCCTTCATTCAGAACTAATCACGTTTGCTAAGGATGAGGTAACTAGGTGAATGTACTCCATATCAAAGATGAGTAAAGAATGAGGTTTATCAAATGTCCCTTGAATTTGATCGATCTTTTAACTTCTTCTCTTCTGAGACAATCTTCTATAGTACCATATGTTCATGGTCAAACCTTTTAAAAGTAATTGTTTACCATGGTTATCTCACCGGTATGGGCTAGTAAGGGTGGAACTAGAGGTAAAAGAGAATTAGTTAGCGTCAATGGTTCCATAAGGGTATTGCTTGGTAGGGAGTATACACAATACGTTTAATGATTGCCCTTTATTTTTATCCCTCTCAAAACTTTATTTAATTCTTCTGATTTTCATTCAGAAGCATCAATATTTTTGTACCACAGCTTCAATAAATTCTAGCACTGATGGGAATGAAGAGAAGGAAACGTAAGTGACATTTCCCCTTTGTGccctatttttatttctttttgtttctTGAAGCTTCTAGCAGAAGTTGTTTTGTATTTGGTCGAGTAAACATAACTAGAAAGTAGTTAGAACCAGGAAGCGCTGTAATTCTAAGCTGAATTCAGTGACATGCGAGTTTTGACCACTAATAACTGCTTGAAAGCTAATTTTTGAGTGATTTGTCAATCTAAACAAATTAACAATGTACCCGTGTCATCTATGGTGTAGTTGTCTCATGTAATTTAGAAACCTTGCTGTCTTTCTATTCATCTTCTATGATCTTTGTAAATGTGTAGAATAAATGTGACATTTGTTGAAACTGATGGAACGGAAGTTGATGCTAAGGTTCCCATTGGCACAAATATGTTGGAAGCTGCGCTTTTATATGACATTGAGATTGAAGGTTAGCACTCTACAATACCCATGTTCGTAGTATTTGATTCCTATGTGTCCTGTAATTTGAATTCCACATTAACGATGATCTCTTTGGCAAAATAAATTCGTTTCAATTATAATAAAGTTTTAGCAATGCCTAAATTTATCGAGCATGGCTTTCAGTCTGTCACATATAAGTCTTTCACATTCAGTGATGTGGCTTTGTACTCTAGAAGCAGTATCTTCAACTTTTCCTAGCATCAGAAGTAAAAACATTTTTTGCTGCTTTTCGTTTCAGGAGCCTGCGAAGGATCCTGTGCATGTTCCACGTGCCACCTTATTGTAACGGTAAATCAGTCAATACCTACTGTCATTTCTGTTCTTTGCTGTTTAAAATTCCTCTTCATCGACCTTCATTCCTTTGAATTTGTACTCCCTCGATTACAGTAGGTTATACCCATTTACTTTTGAAGTGGATTACTTAATGTCCGAACTTTTAATCGAGTCTAAAAGGTTGTGCAAATGGAGTTTGAGGCCATTTTTGGCTAAAGTTGAAAAAAATACTACTTTTAGGCTAAACTGCTGGGAACAAGTGAACAGCCAAAAGACGAAGATGTATATAACCTGCCGGAATAAAAGGGAGTAACAACTTTGACTGTGTTTGGCAGGATGTGAGTTACTACAACAAACTACCAGACGCAACAGAGGAAGAAAACGATATGTTGGACCTTGCCTTCGGACTTACTACTATGTAAGTCTCCTTACCTTGTCCTCCATTTATTATTAATTTTGCTTTATCCTGTATTCGTTTTCAATATCCGTAATTGGCTGTTTCTGTAGGTCTCGTTTGGGCTGCCAAATCCAAGCAACACGTGAAATAGACGGAATACGCTTTGCTTTACCTAGTGCCACAAGAAACTTTGCAGTTGATAAATTTATATCGAAGTCTCAGTAAACATTATTTCTTCTCCACCAAAAAGGCATCGGAATACATTGTTTGATTGACTTCCTCTCCATACCGATCagtcttttttttttccagaacatcgctattg encodes the following:
- the LOC141639623 gene encoding uncharacterized protein LOC141639623, with amino-acid sequence MLFVLIGQVGIIPRASYSHASGCSIQSLLRPQQKHQYFCTTASINSSTDGNEEKETINVTFVETDGTEVDAKVPIGTNMLEAALLYDIEIEGACEGSCACSTCHLIVTDVSYYNKLPDATEEENDMLDLAFGLTTMSRLGCQIQATREIDGIRFALPSATRNFAVDKFISKSQ